From a single Sinomonas atrocyanea genomic region:
- a CDS encoding GcvT family protein: MESTPRIVIIGAGIVGTNLADELVAKGWNNITVLDQGPLNMPGGSTSHAPGLVFQTNPSKSMALFAKYTVEKLLSLTEDGVSCFNQVGGLEVATTETRLADLKRKLGYASSWGIEGSILSPAECKELYPLINEDEILGGLHVPGDGLASAARAVQLLIKRTEAAGVKYIGNTEVTGIEQSGRRVTGVQTPDRVIPADIVVSCAGFWGAKVGELIGMSVPLLPLAHQYVKTTPVPAQQGKNELPNGARLPILRHQDQDLYYREHGDRYGIGSYAHKPMPVDLDELGSFKPTEISEHNMPSRLDFTLEDFLPAWEATKQILPALCESEIEDGFNGIFSFTPDGGSLVGESKELDGFFVAEAVWVTHSAGIARAMAELLVDGKSSIDLGDCDIHRFEEVQLTPEYVSETSQQNFVEIYDVLHPLQPKLSPRNLRVSPFHGRHRQLGGFFLEGGGWERPYWFEANAELLKELPADWQPPARDSWSGMFSSPIAAAEAWKTRTGVAMYDMTPLKRLEISGPGALKLLQELTTGDLNKKPGAVTYTLLLDDQGGVRSDITVARLDEQTFQLGANGNIDTAYFERAARHQTESGSAGDWVQVRDTTGGTCCIGLWGPLAREVVGAVSSDDFSNDGLKYFRSKRAVIGGIPVTAMRLSYVGELGWELYTSADNGQRLWDALWKAGQPFGIIAAGRAAFSSLRLEKGYRSWGSDMTTEHDPFEAGLGFAVKMAKANFVGKAALEGRTEENSSRRLRCLTVDDGRSLVLGKEPVFYKGRAVGYVTSAAYGYSIRKPIAYSYLPAEVSVGDSVEIEYFGRRIMATVAQDPLYDPTMSRLRG, from the coding sequence ATGGAATCGACGCCCCGCATTGTCATCATCGGAGCCGGCATCGTGGGCACCAACCTCGCGGACGAACTCGTCGCGAAGGGGTGGAACAACATCACGGTCCTCGACCAAGGCCCCCTCAACATGCCGGGCGGTTCCACGTCCCACGCCCCCGGCCTGGTCTTCCAGACCAACCCCTCCAAGTCCATGGCACTGTTCGCCAAGTACACCGTGGAGAAGCTCCTGTCCCTCACCGAGGACGGCGTCAGCTGCTTCAACCAGGTGGGAGGGCTGGAAGTCGCCACCACCGAAACCCGCCTCGCGGACCTGAAGCGCAAGCTTGGCTACGCCTCCTCATGGGGCATTGAGGGCTCCATCCTCTCCCCCGCTGAATGCAAGGAGCTCTACCCCCTTATCAATGAGGACGAGATCCTCGGCGGACTCCACGTTCCCGGCGACGGCCTGGCCAGCGCCGCCCGCGCGGTCCAACTGCTGATCAAGCGCACCGAGGCGGCCGGCGTAAAGTACATCGGCAACACCGAAGTGACCGGCATCGAGCAGTCCGGCCGCCGCGTCACCGGTGTCCAGACGCCCGACCGCGTGATCCCGGCTGACATCGTCGTCTCCTGCGCCGGCTTCTGGGGCGCAAAGGTCGGCGAGCTGATCGGTATGTCGGTGCCGCTGCTGCCCCTGGCCCACCAGTACGTCAAGACCACCCCGGTTCCGGCACAGCAGGGCAAGAACGAGCTGCCCAACGGCGCGCGGCTGCCCATCCTCCGTCACCAAGACCAGGACCTCTACTACCGCGAACACGGCGACCGCTACGGCATCGGCTCCTACGCCCACAAACCCATGCCCGTGGACCTGGACGAGCTCGGCAGCTTCAAGCCGACCGAAATCAGCGAACACAACATGCCCTCCCGTCTGGACTTCACCCTCGAGGACTTCCTCCCGGCCTGGGAAGCCACCAAGCAGATCCTGCCCGCCCTGTGCGAGAGCGAGATCGAGGACGGCTTCAACGGCATCTTCTCCTTCACCCCCGACGGCGGCTCGCTGGTGGGCGAGTCCAAGGAACTTGACGGCTTCTTCGTGGCCGAGGCGGTCTGGGTCACCCACTCCGCCGGTATCGCCCGGGCCATGGCCGAACTACTGGTGGACGGCAAGTCCTCCATCGACCTAGGCGACTGCGACATCCACCGCTTCGAGGAAGTGCAGCTGACCCCCGAGTACGTCAGCGAAACCTCGCAGCAGAACTTCGTGGAAATCTACGACGTCCTGCACCCGCTGCAGCCCAAGCTTTCCCCACGCAACCTGCGCGTCAGCCCCTTCCACGGTCGCCACCGGCAGCTGGGCGGCTTCTTCCTCGAAGGCGGCGGCTGGGAGCGGCCCTACTGGTTCGAGGCCAATGCCGAACTGCTCAAGGAACTGCCCGCAGACTGGCAGCCGCCGGCTCGCGATTCCTGGTCCGGCATGTTCAGCTCCCCCATTGCCGCGGCCGAGGCATGGAAGACGCGTACTGGCGTGGCCATGTACGACATGACTCCGCTCAAGCGCCTGGAGATTTCCGGGCCCGGCGCACTGAAGCTGCTCCAGGAACTGACTACCGGGGACCTGAACAAAAAGCCCGGAGCCGTCACTTACACGCTCCTGCTGGATGACCAGGGCGGCGTCCGAAGCGACATCACCGTGGCCCGCCTGGATGAGCAGACCTTCCAGCTCGGCGCCAACGGCAACATCGACACCGCCTACTTCGAGCGGGCAGCCCGCCACCAGACCGAAAGCGGCAGCGCCGGGGACTGGGTCCAGGTGCGCGATACCACCGGCGGCACCTGCTGCATCGGCCTCTGGGGTCCGCTCGCCCGGGAGGTGGTCGGCGCGGTCAGCAGCGACGACTTCTCCAACGACGGCTTGAAGTACTTCCGGTCCAAGAGGGCTGTCATCGGCGGCATCCCGGTCACAGCCATGCGCCTGTCCTACGTCGGTGAACTGGGCTGGGAGCTGTACACCAGCGCCGACAACGGCCAGCGTCTCTGGGATGCGCTGTGGAAGGCCGGCCAGCCCTTCGGCATCATCGCTGCAGGCCGCGCAGCTTTCAGCTCGCTCCGCCTGGAGAAGGGCTACCGTTCCTGGGGCTCCGACATGACCACTGAGCACGACCCCTTCGAGGCCGGCCTCGGCTTCGCAGTGAAGATGGCCAAGGCCAACTTCGTGGGCAAAGCAGCCTTGGAGGGCCGCACCGAGGAGAACTCCTCCCGGCGCCTGCGCTGCCTCACTGTCGACGACGGCCGCAGCCTCGTGCTGGGCAAGGAACCGGTGTTCTATAAGGGCCGGGCGGTGGGTTATGTCACCAGCGCCGCCTACGGCTACTCCATCCGCAAGCCCATTGCCTACTCCTACCTGCCCGCCGAAGTTTCAGTCGGCGATTCGGTGGAGATCGAGTACTTCGGCCGCCGCATCATGGCCACCGTGGCCCAGGATCCGCTGTACGACCCCACCATGTCCCGGCTGCGAGGCTGA
- the purU gene encoding formyltetrahydrofolate deformylase yields the protein MALIETAPATAVRPELKDEHAQKFVLTLSCREQAGIVQAMTTFLFERGFNIDEHQQFDDSLRETLHLRTAFSGPPSYTPAKLEEEFGGIAQRFDMKFSFHDQTQQRVLVMVSKFGHCLNDLIFRWRGGSLGGELVLVVSNHETHRAMAEAAGLPFIHIPVTSDTKADAERRLLELVDEYDVDLVVLARYMQVLSNELCRSLEGRAINIHHSFLPGFKGAKPYHQAHARGVKLIGATAHYVTADLDEGPIIEQEVIRVDHSYSPSALSTVGQDAEALALSRAVRWHCQHRVLLDETSTVVFR from the coding sequence ATGGCCCTCATCGAAACGGCACCTGCCACGGCTGTCCGGCCGGAGCTCAAGGACGAGCACGCCCAGAAGTTCGTGCTGACCCTGTCCTGCCGGGAGCAGGCTGGAATCGTGCAGGCAATGACCACGTTCCTTTTCGAGCGCGGCTTCAATATCGACGAGCACCAGCAGTTCGACGACAGCCTGCGCGAGACGCTCCACCTGCGCACCGCCTTCTCCGGACCCCCCAGCTACACCCCCGCGAAGCTCGAAGAAGAGTTCGGCGGCATCGCGCAGCGGTTCGACATGAAGTTCAGCTTCCACGACCAGACCCAGCAGCGTGTCCTGGTCATGGTCTCCAAGTTCGGCCACTGCCTCAACGACCTCATCTTCCGCTGGCGCGGCGGCAGCCTGGGCGGTGAGCTGGTCCTGGTCGTTTCCAACCACGAGACCCACCGTGCCATGGCCGAGGCTGCGGGCCTGCCCTTCATCCACATCCCGGTCACCTCGGACACCAAGGCTGACGCCGAACGCCGCCTTTTGGAGCTCGTGGATGAATACGACGTCGATCTGGTTGTCCTTGCCCGATACATGCAGGTGCTCTCAAACGAGCTCTGCCGTTCGCTGGAAGGCCGTGCGATCAACATTCACCACTCCTTCCTCCCCGGCTTCAAGGGTGCCAAGCCCTACCACCAGGCCCACGCACGCGGCGTGAAGCTCATCGGTGCCACCGCGCACTACGTCACCGCCGACCTGGACGAGGGCCCGATCATCGAGCAGGAAGTCATCCGGGTAGACCACAGCTACAGCCCCTCCGCCCTGTCCACCGTCGGGCAGGACGCCGAGGCACTCGCCCTGTCCCGCGCCGTCCGCTGGCACTGTCAGCACCGCGTCCTGCTGGACGAGACCAGCACCGTGGTGTTCCGGTAG